The following are from one region of the Methanospirillum hungatei genome:
- the ablB gene encoding putative beta-lysine N-acetyltransferase: METDFLVTIGKSLIQHGYYNNRIYLIQVHPDDIELILHRINYLQLVYSYEKIILKVPRSLERDFKTPDTRIEARIPGYYQGIEDALFLSRFFNIRRAEEDGFNKIQRNIHTCQNNLLPPVQKNYSQEIRIRKADTSDISELCALYKKVFETYPFPICEPYYLKKIMSSGVPFFVAEISNEVIGAGSCEIDAHASAVEMSDLAVNPKYRGYGISKILLSFMEKHMKKNHVKTAFTICRAEPLQINRLFSGFGYQHGGTLIKNTNICGKFESMNIWYKSLT; the protein is encoded by the coding sequence ATGGAGACTGATTTTTTAGTAACCATTGGGAAAAGCCTGATTCAACATGGATATTATAATAACAGGATTTACCTTATCCAGGTTCATCCGGACGATATTGAACTCATCCTGCATAGAATCAATTATTTACAACTTGTTTACTCTTATGAAAAGATTATCCTTAAGGTTCCCAGATCATTAGAGAGGGATTTTAAAACCCCGGATACACGGATTGAAGCGCGTATTCCGGGTTATTACCAGGGTATAGAAGATGCTCTTTTTTTATCCAGGTTTTTTAATATCCGGAGAGCTGAAGAAGATGGGTTTAATAAAATCCAAAGAAACATTCATACCTGCCAGAATAACCTGCTCCCACCAGTTCAAAAAAATTATTCGCAAGAAATAAGGATTCGAAAAGCAGACACATCTGATATTTCAGAGCTATGTGCCCTATACAAAAAGGTTTTTGAGACATATCCATTTCCGATATGTGAACCTTATTATCTGAAAAAGATCATGAGTTCTGGTGTACCTTTTTTTGTTGCTGAAATATCAAATGAAGTTATAGGTGCAGGCTCTTGTGAAATTGATGCACATGCTTCTGCTGTTGAAATGAGTGATTTAGCCGTAAATCCAAAATATCGGGGATATGGAATCTCAAAAATACTTCTTTCATTTATGGAGAAACACATGAAGAAAAATCATGTTAAAACAGCATTTACGATTTGCAGGGCAGAACCACTCCAAATCAACCGTTTATTTTCCGGTTTCGGGTATCAACATGGTGGAACGCTCATTAAAAATACAAATATTTGTGGAAAATTTGAGAGTATGAATATCTGGTATAAGAGTCTGACTTGA
- the ablA gene encoding lysine 2,3-aminomutase — MTHIKTIPPSIEQAAEDNKQRWKDWKWQVGHSITDIKTLERMLDIPLSDTERKDIQKTCDIFPMSITPYYLSLIDTHDPYHDPIFKQAVPSVGELIIEDYDIHDPLGEDADSPCPLITHRYPDRILFLISNTCAMYCRHCTRKRKVGQVSSIPLEEELEAAYSYIENHPEIRDVLLSGGDPLMLSDHQLDRILSRLRKIPHIEIIRIGSRVPVVLPFRITDNLVSILKKYHPLWLNTHFNHPKEFTDDSRNALAKLADAGIPLGNQSVLLAGVNDCPVIMKKLVQELVKNRVRPYYLFQCDLAEGLAHFRTPVGKGIEIIESLIGHTSGLAVPTYVIDAPGGGGKIPVMPYYLVSWSSNKVVLRNYEGMFTTYQEPSSYEGVTCDLRCEACVLQHSIDEESAGKRAQGIEALLSDYENDITILPADLDRISRRADGD, encoded by the coding sequence ATGACTCATATAAAAACAATCCCTCCATCTATCGAACAAGCTGCCGAAGATAATAAACAAAGGTGGAAAGACTGGAAATGGCAAGTTGGGCATAGCATTACTGATATTAAAACTCTAGAACGCATGCTTGACATACCATTGTCTGATACGGAACGAAAAGATATACAGAAGACATGTGACATCTTTCCTATGTCTATTACTCCTTATTACCTGTCTTTGATCGATACCCATGATCCATATCATGATCCCATTTTTAAACAGGCGGTTCCATCTGTCGGAGAATTAATCATAGAGGACTATGATATTCACGATCCACTGGGAGAAGACGCAGATAGTCCATGCCCATTGATCACACACAGGTATCCGGACAGAATCCTGTTTCTGATAAGCAACACCTGTGCAATGTACTGCAGACATTGTACACGAAAGAGAAAGGTAGGTCAGGTATCCTCAATTCCATTGGAAGAGGAACTGGAAGCAGCCTATTCATACATCGAAAATCATCCCGAAATCCGAGATGTCCTGTTATCAGGAGGGGATCCTCTCATGCTGTCAGACCATCAACTGGACAGAATACTAAGCAGGTTACGAAAAATACCTCATATTGAGATTATCAGAATCGGATCCCGGGTACCTGTTGTTCTTCCTTTCCGGATAACTGATAATCTTGTTTCAATCCTCAAAAAATATCACCCCCTCTGGCTAAATACTCATTTTAACCATCCAAAAGAATTCACGGATGATTCACGTAACGCTCTTGCAAAACTTGCGGATGCAGGAATTCCTCTTGGTAACCAGTCTGTTCTATTAGCAGGGGTAAATGACTGTCCGGTCATCATGAAAAAACTGGTTCAAGAACTTGTAAAAAACCGTGTCAGGCCATATTACTTGTTCCAATGCGATCTTGCAGAGGGCCTTGCTCATTTCAGAACACCAGTAGGGAAAGGAATCGAAATTATTGAAAGCCTTATTGGCCATACTTCAGGTCTTGCAGTTCCTACGTATGTAATTGATGCACCAGGAGGCGGTGGAAAAATCCCAGTGATGCCCTATTATCTCGTATCGTGGTCTTCCAACAAGGTTGTTCTCCGTAATTATGAAGGGATGTTCACTACTTATCAGGAACCATCTTCATATGAGGGAGTAACTTGTGATCTTCGGTGTGAGGCATGTGTACTCCAACATTCAATTGATGAGGAAAGTGCAGGAAAACGTGCTCAGGGGATTGAGGCATTATTATCAGATTATGAAAATGATATTACAATCCTCCCAGCAGATCTTGACCGAATCTCTAGGAGGGCAGATGGAGACTGA